Proteins encoded by one window of Halobaculum halobium:
- the pdhA gene encoding pyruvate dehydrogenase (acetyl-transferring) E1 component subunit alpha has protein sequence MSTLERDPGDGMVQVLDEEGGVVGDVPDLSEDEFVAMYRHMKLARHFDERAVSLQRQGRMGTYPPLSGQEGAQVGSSMALAEDDWMVPSYREHGAAMVRGLPLKETLLYWMGDERGSLIPEDANVFTPAVPIASQIPHATGMAWAEKLKNGGDTEKAFICYFGDGATSEGDFHEGLNFAGVFDTPNVFFCNNNQWAISVPREKQTASETLAQKAVAYGFEGVQIDGMDPLAVYKATTEALEKAKDPEEGERRPTLIEAVQYRFGAHTTADDPSVYREEGEVEKWKAKDPIPRLEQFLRNQGILDDDRVAEIEESVREEVADAIDAAESTVRPDPDSMFEHVFAEQTPEIRRQAEEFAQLRETHGDEAFVEE, from the coding sequence GTGAGCACGCTCGAGCGCGACCCCGGCGACGGGATGGTTCAGGTCCTCGACGAGGAGGGCGGCGTCGTCGGCGACGTCCCGGACCTCTCCGAGGACGAGTTCGTCGCGATGTACCGCCACATGAAACTCGCCCGCCACTTCGACGAGCGGGCGGTGTCGCTCCAGCGCCAGGGGCGGATGGGGACGTACCCCCCGCTGTCCGGGCAGGAGGGCGCACAGGTCGGTTCCTCGATGGCGCTGGCCGAGGACGACTGGATGGTTCCCTCCTACCGCGAACACGGGGCGGCGATGGTCCGCGGTCTCCCGCTGAAGGAGACGCTGCTGTACTGGATGGGCGACGAACGCGGGAGCCTCATCCCCGAGGACGCGAACGTCTTCACGCCCGCGGTGCCGATCGCCAGCCAGATCCCCCACGCGACGGGGATGGCGTGGGCCGAGAAGCTGAAGAACGGCGGCGACACGGAGAAGGCGTTCATCTGCTACTTCGGCGACGGCGCCACGAGCGAGGGCGACTTCCACGAGGGATTGAACTTCGCGGGCGTGTTCGACACGCCGAACGTATTCTTCTGTAACAACAACCAGTGGGCCATCTCGGTCCCGCGCGAGAAGCAGACCGCGAGCGAAACCCTGGCCCAGAAGGCGGTCGCCTACGGCTTCGAGGGGGTCCAGATCGACGGGATGGACCCCTTGGCCGTCTACAAGGCGACCACCGAGGCGCTGGAGAAGGCGAAGGACCCCGAGGAGGGCGAGCGTCGTCCGACGCTCATCGAGGCGGTGCAGTACCGATTCGGCGCGCACACGACCGCCGACGACCCCAGCGTCTACCGCGAGGAGGGCGAGGTGGAGAAGTGGAAGGCGAAAGACCCGATCCCGCGGCTGGAGCAGTTCCTGCGGAATCAGGGCATCCTCGACGACGACCGCGTCGCCGAGATCGAGGAGTCTGTCCGCGAGGAGGTCGCCGACGCCATCGACGCCGCCGAGTCGACGGTTCGTCCGGACCCCGACTCGATGTTCGAGCACGTGTTCGCCGAGCAGACCCCGGAGATCCGGCGACAGGCCGAGGAGTTCGCACAGTTGCGCGAGACGCACGGCGACGAGGCGTTCGTCGAGGAGTGA